The proteins below are encoded in one region of Streptomyces marianii:
- a CDS encoding AzlD domain-containing protein, with amino-acid sequence MNVWIAIGVTAAACYLVKLAGLLVPAGVLERPLVQRLAALLPVALLAALTAQQTFSAGDALVLDARAAGLAAAAIALVLRAPFLVVVAAAVAVTAGVRALGG; translated from the coding sequence TTGAACGTCTGGATCGCGATCGGAGTGACCGCCGCCGCCTGCTACCTGGTCAAACTGGCCGGCCTGCTGGTGCCGGCCGGGGTGCTCGAGCGCCCGCTCGTCCAGCGGCTCGCCGCCCTGCTCCCGGTCGCCCTGCTGGCGGCGCTCACCGCCCAGCAGACCTTCAGCGCGGGCGACGCACTGGTGCTGGACGCCCGGGCCGCAGGACTGGCCGCGGCCGCGATCGCGCTGGTCCTCCGGGCACCGTTCCTCGTCGTGGTCGCCGCCGCCGTGGCGGTCACCGCGGGGGTGCGGGCGCTCGGAGGCTGA